The Nocardia sp. BMG51109 nucleotide sequence GCCGATTCCGGATGCGGCGCCGGTGATCAGCGCCACGCCGTCGTCGAGTCGGATTCCCATGTCAGCGACCGCCTTCCGGCACGATTCCCTCGGCGAGGGCGAGGAACGTCCCGGTGGGACGCACGCCGCCGAACGTCAGACCCACCCGGTCGAACAGCTCGGCCACATGCTGCGAACTGTGTTTGCGCCCACCGACATTCACCAGCAGCAGCATGTCGAGGGCGGACGTCACCACGGGTTCCGGCGTGTGGTCGGTGAGCGTCTCCACCACCATCACCCGCGCGCCGGGCGCGGCGTTCCGAAGTACATTCCGCAGGGTGCGCAGCGTGCTGTCGTCATCCCAGTCGAGGATGTTCTTCAGGACGTAGACGTCGGCCCGGACGGGAACGTCCACGCGGCAGTCGCCGGCGAGGACCGTGGCCCGATCCGCCAGGGTTCCGCCGTCGCGCAGCTCCGGAAGAGCCTCGGCGACAACATTGTCCAGATCCAGGAGATAGCCCCGGACATCCGGGTGGGTCTCCAGGACGGCCCGCAGCAGCCGCCCCTGGCCGCCGCCGATATCCGCCACCGTCTCCGCCCCGGACAGCCCCATCGCCTCGACGACCTGCGCCGAGGTGTGATTGCTGGCCTGCGTCATCGCCGCCGTGAACACCGACACCGCCTCGGGTTCGTGAGTATGGATGTAGCGGAAGAAGTCGCTGCCGAACACGGCCGTGGACTGCGGCTTCCCCTCGGTGACCGCCTCGCGCAGATGCGGCCACAGCCGCCAGAAGATCGGGTGGCCGATCCACCGGACCAGGTACGTCACGCTGTTGGGATCGTCCTCGCGCAGCAGCTGCGACATGCGGGTGTTGCCGTAGGTGCCGTCGTCGCGCCTGGCGAAGACCTCGCGCGCCACGAGCGCATCCAGGAGCTGCGCCAGCGCGACCGGATCCGCGTCGAGTTCCCGCGCCAGGTCCGCCGCCGAGCGCGGCCCGGCGTCGAGTGCGCCGGCGATGCCGAGGTCCACGGCGGTCACCAGCGCCGCCGTCGACACCAGGCCCCAGGCGACCTCCTTGATGCGGGAGATATCGGATTGGATTGCCGAGGTACTCAAGGTACTCGTCATGTTTTCGCCTCCGTGACGGTCGATTACCGCAATCCTGGCGACACCGGCTCCGGCCGGGATCAGCCTCGGCTCGAGCGCATCTCAGCCGGTGGTACACGCACTCGAGCGTGCCGAGCGGCTGTACAGCGGGCTCGAGCTTGCCGAATGGCTGTGCAGCGGCCGACATCCCGCGGCATATGCCATTACCCGGGGGATCCCCTGATCCTCAATCCCGGTGCGCCCCCGGCAATTCAGTACCCTGCAATCCCGGCGCACATCCCCGTAACCGCACGGCAGATCCCCCGTCATCCCGGCACACATCCCGTAGTCATGCCGGAATAACAGGACGGCAAGTCCCAGGCGGCCCGTCCGGGTGCTACGGCGTTACGCCGCCCGTGAGTAGACGACGGGTAACAGAAATTCGAACAACCGTCGGCCGTGCGGAAATTCGACGGCAATGTCCGGATGCGCCGCCTTACCGAGGGCGATGTAGGCGGATCGGCTATAAGAACGCAGCAGGCTGATGAAGGCGTCGTGCACGAGCGCGGGCACCGCCGAAATCGGCGCGAAGCGCAGCGCCAGCGTCACCATCATCACCAGGATCAGCGGAAAACACAGCAGCGCCGCGGTCGGCGGGCGTTCGGCGTCGACGACCAGAAATTTCGTGCCGACCCGCGTCGCCTCGCCGATCGCCCGGCGCGCCGCGTCGGGCGGCAGGTGGTGGAAGCCGGAGACGAAGACCACCAGGTCATAGCTGTGCGCGGGGGCGTCGATCGCCGTCGCGTCGACGACCGCGGTGCGTACCCGGGGATTGCGGCCGAGCGGCCCGGCCGCGATCCGGCCCACCGAGCCGGGGTCGAGGTCGGTCACGGTTATCCGGGCCGTCTGGTCGAACAGCAGGATCCGCTCGGACAAACGCCCGTGCCCCGCACCGAGTTCCAGAATCCGCGGCCGGTCCACGCCGGCGACCAGAGTGAGCGCCAATCGCGCGTACTTCGAGTGGATCCCCAAGCGTTCACCGCCGCGGTCCAGCCCCCCGACCACCTGCTGCTTGCGATGGTCGGGCACATCGTCGCGATCGGTGTACTCGAGCCGGCCGGTTTCGAACAGCCGATTCAGCCGCGAGGCCCGGGGGCCACCGCGCGGCATCGAGAAACGATCGTCCCATTCGGACGCGAACACGAAAACCATTGTGCGCCTACTGCGGCCGTCGGCGTCGCGTTTCGGCCGACACCGATCACGGCGCGGTCACATCGCGCATAAGTTAGCGAAGATTCACGCGCCGTGATAGAACTCGCCTGGACCTACAAAGGGGAAAACTTATGGAGCCAACGGCGAAACAGCGCACCGCGCTCGGCATGATCTGCGATACGTTCACGCCGGGTGACGGGCTGGGCCTACCGTCCGCCACCGAACTCGGTGCGGTGGACACCGTCTTCCGGATGCTCGCCCGCAACCCGCGCGAGGCCGAGAACAAACAGCTCGCGACGCTGCTGAACCTGTGGGACTCACCGCTGCTGAGCCTGCTGCTCACCGGGAGCGGGCTCCGCCGTTTCTCCGCACTGTCGCAGGCCGAGCGCGAGCAGGCGCTGCTCCGGATGGGCGACTCCCGGATCGGGGCCAAGCGCGCGCTGTTCCAGGCCCTCAAGTCGGCGGCGCTGATCGCCTACAACGTCACCCCCGGCCCCACCGGGTCCAACCCGCTGTGGAAGCAGATGGGATATCCGGGCCCGCTCGGCACCCTGCAGACCGCGCCGCAACCCGCCCTGGCGCCGATCCGGCCCACCGCGCCCACCACACTCACCTGCGATGTGGTCGTCGTCGGCTCCGGCGCGGGCGGCGGCGCCGCGGCCGCGGTACTGGCCGAGGCGGGCCTGGATGTCGTCGTCCTGGAACGCGGAAACTACTACGACGACCGCGATTTCGGCACCGGCGAACTCGAGGCGCTGGTGAACCTGTACGCGCCCGGCCCGCAGACCACGTCGGAAGGACAGCTCACCCTGGCCGCCGGCACCTGCCTGGGCGGCGGCACGGTCGTCAACTGGAGCACCTCGCTGCCGACCCCCGACAACGTCCGCGCCGAGTGGGCCGACCTCGGCGTGCCGCAGTTCACCGATGCCGAGTTCGGCGACGCGCTGAGCACCGTCCTGCGGCGGCTCGGCGTGAACAGCGACCATTCCCCCCTGTCGGCCCGCGACGCGATTCTCGAGCGCGGCGCGACGGCACTCGGCTGGACCGTGGATTCCCTGCCGCGCAACGTATCCGACGCCTGCGACGCCGGCGTGGAGTGCGGCAACTGCGGGTACGGCTGCCGCCTCGGCGCCAAGCAGTCGGTGAACAAGACCTGGCTCGCCGATGCCGCGGCCCGCGGCGCGCGGCTGGTGGTCGACGCGAACGTCCGCACGGTCGACGTGCGCAACGGCCGCGCCGAGGGCGTCACCGCCCGCACCTCCGACGGCGTCGCCGTCGACGTGCGCGCCCGGGCGGTCGTGGTGTCGGCCGGGGCGATCCAGACGCCCGCGCTGCTGCGCCGGTCGGGACTGCGCAACAAGAACATCGGCCGGTACCTGCGCCTGCATCCGGCCGCCGCGGTGAACGGTGTGTTCGACGAGGAGATCCGGCCGTGGGAGGGCGGGCTGCAGGCCCGCATCTGCCGCCACCACCGTGACCTCGACGGTAACGGGTACGGGGTCATCTACGAGACCGGGCCGATGCACCCCGGGCTCTCGGTCGGATTCATGAACTGGCGCGGCGCGGACGCGCACCGCGCCAAACTTCAGAACTGGGCGCACACCGGCGCCGTGGGTGTCATCACCCGCGACCGCGACCACGGCACCGTGACCGTCGACGGCGGCGGCGAACCGGTCGTCTCCTACCAGCTGTCCGACCGCGACCGCGCCCACCTGCGGACCGGAATCCTCGGCGCGGCACAGATTCTCGAGGCGGCCGGCGCCCGGCGCATCTACACCGGCCACCAGTCCGGCGCCGCCTACGAACCGGGGAAGAGCGGCTCGCACGACGAGTTCACCGCCGCCTGCGACGCGGGCGGGTACGGCCCCGGACAATGCTCGCTGGCGGCCCTGCACATCATGGGTTCGGCCCGGATGGGCGGCAGCGCCGACACGTCGGCGGCCAACCCCGACGGCGCCACCTGGGACGTCCCCAACATCGTCGTCGCCGACGCCTCCTGCTTCCCGACCTCCTCGGGTGTCAACCCGATGGTGTCGATCGAGGCGATCGCGTACATGAACGCCAAACGTCTTGCCGCTCAGCTGGTCTGAATCGGTAGCTGTCCGGCGCCGGATCCACTAGTCTCCCGCTGACGGTAACAATTCTTCCGCGTGGAGGAGAGGGTGGATCCCGGTGCCTTGTCCGGTGAATCGGGTACGCCGGTACCCGGGAATGAGCAGAGAGAACCGTGAGTAACCGCTCGTATCTCCGCACCTTGCTTGCCCGACACTCGGATTCGGCGCCGAGCGACGTCGGCGGCCGGATCAGCGTCCGGACCCGGCTGCTCGCGATCGTGCTCATATCCAGTGTCACGCTGCTCGCCATCGGCGTCGGCGCGGCCGCCTACCTGGTGCAGAGCGGCCGGGAGGCGCAGCGCTGGGCCGAACTGGCAAGCAGCACAACAACCCCCGCCATCCTGATGGTGACGGCGTTCGAGGAGGAGCGCCGGTTGTCGGTGCTGCACCTGGCGGGCGACGCCGAGGCCACCGGCGGCCTCGCCGCCGCCCGGCAGCGCTCGAACGAGGCGCTGGCCGCGGTGATGGCGAAGGGCGATGCGGCCCGCGAGATGAATCCGGAGGGCTCCGCCTCCGACATCGAGGGCTACAACGTGCTGTTCAACGCCGTCCCGGCGCTGCGCGGCCAGATCGATGGGCGCCAGACGCCGCCGGACGAGGTGTTCGGGTTCTTCAGCAAGGTCATCGAGACCATCATCGCCGCGTCGATGCTCGCGGCCCGGGTGGCGCCGAACGCCGGCGTGGCCATCGAACTGGGTTACGGCGTCGAGCCGTTGCGGGCCGCCGAGGCACTGTCGAAGGCCGACACCCTCGGTTCCGTCGCGCTCACCCTCAACGAGCTGCCGCCGGAACGCATGCACCAGATCAACCGGTACGTCGGCGAATTCCGCGGGGAGGCGGAGTATTCCGCGGCGGTACTGAAGGGCACGCGGCTGGCCGAGCTGACCGCGATCACCGACAGCCCCGCCTGGCACCAGATCACCGCGATGCAGGACGCGATCGCGTCGCGCGGCCCGATCACCGGGGGCGAGACCGAGAGGTCCAGCGGCAGTTCGTCGGGATCCCGCACCACCCGCACCGCCGAACCGGAGCCGCTGCCGGCAAGCATCCCGGACTGGCAGAACTCCACCGCGCAGGTGCGGTCGGCGCTGCTGAAACTGTGGGAGGACCAGAGCGGCGACGCCCACGTCATCGCGCGCAAGCAGGGCGACGACACCGCCACCCGCTCGCTGCTGGGCGGCCTCGGCGTGCTGCTGATCACGGTCCTCGCGTTCGTGGCGGCGCTGGTGCTCGCCAACCGCTTCATCCGCCGCATGCGCCGACTACGCGCCGACACCCTCGACATCGCCGACCGCGGCCTGCCCGAGATCATGCGCCGGCTGGGCGAGGGCGAGCAGATCGACGCCGCCGACGTGTCGCGCCTGAACTTCGGCACCGACGAGCTCGGCCAGGTCGCCGACGCCTTCAACCGCGCGCACGTCGCGGCCGTCTCCGCGACCGTCGGCGAGGCGTCGACGCGCGCCGGCGCGAACGCGGTATTCCTCAACATCGCCCACCGCAGCCAGGTGGTGGTGCACCGCCAGCTCACGCTGCTGGACCAGGCCGAGCGCAAGGAAGAGGACGCCGACCAGCTCGAGCTGCTGTTCCAGCTCGACCACCTGGCGACCCGCGCCCGGCGCAACGCCGAGAACCTGATCATCCTCGGCGGCGAGCAGCCGGGCCGGCGCTGGCGCGATCCGGTGCTGCTGCTGGACCTGATCCGCAGCGCCGTGGCGGAAAGCCTGGAGTACACCAGGATTCAGACCGGGCGCGTGCCCGACGTGTGGATCGCCAGCCACGCCGTCGCCGACTCCATCCATCTGCTCGCCGAACTGATGGACAATGCCACGGCGTTCTCGCCGCCGCAGTCGCGCGTCGAGGTGTCGGCGACGGTGGTGGGCAAGGGCGTCGTGGTCGAGATCATCGACCAGGGCCTCGGCATCCCGGAGGACGATCTGGCCCAGCGCAATGCCATGCTGGCCGATCCGCCGGACTTCAGCGTCGCGGCGTTGTCGGACGACACCCGGCTCGGGTTGTTCGTGGTCGCGAAACTGTCCACCCGGCACGGGATCTCGGTGCGGCTCACCGAATCCGTCTACGGCGGCGTGCGCGCGGTCGTGCTGGTGCCGTCGACGGTGATCGCGTCCGCACCGAAGCCGCGCGGCGAGGACGCCCCCGTCACGCCGCACGCCGAGCCCGCGCACCACACGGCGCCCGTCCGGCACACCGGGCCCCTCGGCACGGCGCCGAGCGCCGACCCGGTCGACACCCCGCCCCCTGCCGGGCACCGGTCGGCGTGGTTCACCTCCGCCTCCGACCTACGTAACGATCCGGCACCTACGAACCCCGGAATGTCCAGGCCCGCTGTATCATCTGCACCCGCGGCGACCGGGGACACCCGGCCGCCGTTGCCACGCAGACGCCGTCAGGCCGCGGCCGGCGCCCCGGCCGAGCGGCCCGAGCGGCCCGCCACCCACCAGGCGCCCCGGCGGCGCACGTCCGCCGACGCTCGTGATCTGATGAGTGCCATCGAGGCAGGTACCCGGCAGGGAAGGCAGGCACGCGACGAATCCGGCTCGACCACAACCGAGTTCACCCGACGAGAAGGCGAAGATGACTACTTCCAATCCCACTAGCCTAGGCTGGTTGCTAGATGACCTGGTTCGGGCGCTGACCGGGGTCAAGTACGCGGTGGTGCTGTCCACCGACGGCCTGCTGCTCGGTCATTCCGCGGAGATGGACCAGTCCGACGCCGAGCGTTTCTGTGCCATGGCCTCGGCGCTGCACAGCCTGGCGCGCAGTGCCGGGCATCATTTCGACGCCGGGGGCGTCCACCAGACGGTGGTGGAACTCGACCGCGCCGTCCTGTTCATCACCTCCGCCGGCGACAATGCCTGCCTGGCCCTGCTGACGGAGGAGACGGCCAACATGGGCATGGTGGCCTACGAGATGAACCAGACGGTGCAGCGCGTCGGTGTTCACCTGTCCATCGATCCGCGCCCACACCAGGCCGATTCGAGAAACCATGAGTCACCCGCGTGAGTCCTGGTACGACGACGAAGCGGGGCCGCTGGTCCGTCTCTACGCGGTCACGCGCGGGCGCGGCGGCAGCGCACGCCCCTACCTGAATCTGCTCACGCTGGTGGTGGCGGACGGGTTCGGGCCGCCCTCGCGGTCCGAACCCGAATACGCCGCCATCCTCCGGCTGTGCCGCACACCGCAGTCGGTGGCCGAAGTATCGGCACAACTCGGTCTCCCCCTGACGGTGACGAAGATCCTCATCGGCGATCTGATCGACGAGGGTCGGCTCATCTTCCGTACCCCACCCCCCACCGATAGCGGCGCCCCCGATATCGGACTACTCCAAGCGGTATTGAATGGCATACGAGCACTCTGACCACAGCCGAGGCGCAGTCGAACTGGCCAGATCGGTGAAGATCCTCGTCGCCGGTGGATTCGGCGTCGGCAAAACCACTCTCGTCTCGGCGATCAGCGAGATCGACCCGCTGCACACCGAGGAAATGATCACCGAACTCAGCGACGGCGTCGACGACCTGTCGGGGGTCGAAGGCAAGACGACCACCACGGTCGCACTGGATTTCGGCCGCATCACCATCGACCGGGACCTCATCCTGTACCTGTTCGGCACTCCCGGGCAGGACCGGTTCTGGTTCCTCTGGGACGAACTGGCCGTCGGCGCACTCGGCGCCGTCGTCCTCGCCGACACCCGCCGCCTCGACGGATCCTTCGCCGCCATGGACTTTTTCGAGCGCCGGGGCCTGCCGTTCGTGGTCGGGGTGAACTGCTTCGACGGCGCACCGCAGTACACACCCGACGAGGTCCGCGACGCCCTCGACCTCGACCCCACGGTCCCCATCCAACTCTGCGACGCCCGAAACCGCGAGTCCTCCAAGCACATCCTGGTGTCGCTGGTGGAGTATCTGATCATCCGGGCGGGGGCAGCCGTTCGGACCTGAGTGGCGTGCCGGAGGTCGCCGGGCCGCCCGACTACTGCTCGCGAGCCGGCAGACGCCCGACGCGCTGCCGCTCGAGCACACGGGAGCTCGAGCGGTGGACGTAGCGTCGCGTGTAGTCGGCGGTCCGAACCGGCCTGGGGACACTGACAATTGGTTTGGGGGGCGAGTGACGACAGGTAGGTCCACCGAGCCCGGTGCCCGGTATCCGCTACTCGCATCGACGCGCTTCGTTCGGTTCTGGCTGGCCGACAGCGTGTCGATGTTCGGCACGTACATCACCGCGCAGGCCCTGCAACTGCTCGCCGTCCTCACCCTCGGTGCCTCGACATTCGAGCTCGGGGCGCTGCGGGCCGCCCAGTGGGCGCCCTACCTGCTGTTCGGTCTGCTGGTCGGCGTTCTTGTCGACCGGTATCGGCGGAAGCCGATCCTGGTGGGCGCCGACATCATTCGAGCGGGTCTGCTCACGCTGATCCCACTGGCCGTGGTTGCCCAGGTCCTGAGCATGCCGATGTTGATCGTGCTGGTGTCGGTCTTCGGGGCGGTGTCACTGGCCTACGACGCCGCGCACCAGTCCTTCCTGCCGAATCTGGTTCCCCCGCAGTTGCTTACCCAAGCCAATGCTCGGCTGGAGCAGTCCTCGTCGGTGGCCCAGATAGGCGGCCAGGGTGTCGCGGGAATCCTGATCAAGCTCGTCGGTCCACCGGCGGCGGTCCTGGTCGACGCCGTGTCGTACCTGATCTCCGGTCTCGTCCTGGCCACATTGCCTGTCACGGAACGGACTTCGCCCCCAGGCCGGAGTACCCGGAGCACCCGGAACCTCCGTGCCGAACTGCGCGAGGGCCTGCGCTGGGTGTACCGGCACCCGGCGCTCGGCCCGCTCGCGTTGTCCTCCCATGCGTGGTTCTTCTTCACGTCGATGGTGTCGACGATCTACCCGTACTTCGTCGTCCGGCACCTGGGCTTCGACGCCGCGGCGCACGGTCTGACACTCGCGGCCGGCGGCATCGGCGCGGTCGCCGGTTCCTCGATCGCCGTGCGCGCCGGACGACGGTTCGGCGTCGGCCCGGCGATCATCGCCTGCCGGTGGCTGGCCCC carries:
- a CDS encoding methyltransferase is translated as MTSTLSTSAIQSDISRIKEVAWGLVSTAALVTAVDLGIAGALDAGPRSAADLARELDADPVALAQLLDALVAREVFARRDDGTYGNTRMSQLLREDDPNSVTYLVRWIGHPIFWRLWPHLREAVTEGKPQSTAVFGSDFFRYIHTHEPEAVSVFTAAMTQASNHTSAQVVEAMGLSGAETVADIGGGQGRLLRAVLETHPDVRGYLLDLDNVVAEALPELRDGGTLADRATVLAGDCRVDVPVRADVYVLKNILDWDDDSTLRTLRNVLRNAAPGARVMVVETLTDHTPEPVVTSALDMLLLVNVGGRKHSSQHVAELFDRVGLTFGGVRPTGTFLALAEGIVPEGGR
- a CDS encoding class I SAM-dependent methyltransferase, with amino-acid sequence MVFVFASEWDDRFSMPRGGPRASRLNRLFETGRLEYTDRDDVPDHRKQQVVGGLDRGGERLGIHSKYARLALTLVAGVDRPRILELGAGHGRLSERILLFDQTARITVTDLDPGSVGRIAAGPLGRNPRVRTAVVDATAIDAPAHSYDLVVFVSGFHHLPPDAARRAIGEATRVGTKFLVVDAERPPTAALLCFPLILVMMVTLALRFAPISAVPALVHDAFISLLRSYSRSAYIALGKAAHPDIAVEFPHGRRLFEFLLPVVYSRAA
- a CDS encoding GMC family oxidoreductase N-terminal domain-containing protein, translated to MEPTAKQRTALGMICDTFTPGDGLGLPSATELGAVDTVFRMLARNPREAENKQLATLLNLWDSPLLSLLLTGSGLRRFSALSQAEREQALLRMGDSRIGAKRALFQALKSAALIAYNVTPGPTGSNPLWKQMGYPGPLGTLQTAPQPALAPIRPTAPTTLTCDVVVVGSGAGGGAAAAVLAEAGLDVVVLERGNYYDDRDFGTGELEALVNLYAPGPQTTSEGQLTLAAGTCLGGGTVVNWSTSLPTPDNVRAEWADLGVPQFTDAEFGDALSTVLRRLGVNSDHSPLSARDAILERGATALGWTVDSLPRNVSDACDAGVECGNCGYGCRLGAKQSVNKTWLADAAARGARLVVDANVRTVDVRNGRAEGVTARTSDGVAVDVRARAVVVSAGAIQTPALLRRSGLRNKNIGRYLRLHPAAAVNGVFDEEIRPWEGGLQARICRHHRDLDGNGYGVIYETGPMHPGLSVGFMNWRGADAHRAKLQNWAHTGAVGVITRDRDHGTVTVDGGGEPVVSYQLSDRDRAHLRTGILGAAQILEAAGARRIYTGHQSGAAYEPGKSGSHDEFTAACDAGGYGPGQCSLAALHIMGSARMGGSADTSAANPDGATWDVPNIVVADASCFPTSSGVNPMVSIEAIAYMNAKRLAAQLV
- a CDS encoding nitrate- and nitrite sensing domain-containing protein — translated: MSNRSYLRTLLARHSDSAPSDVGGRISVRTRLLAIVLISSVTLLAIGVGAAAYLVQSGREAQRWAELASSTTTPAILMVTAFEEERRLSVLHLAGDAEATGGLAAARQRSNEALAAVMAKGDAAREMNPEGSASDIEGYNVLFNAVPALRGQIDGRQTPPDEVFGFFSKVIETIIAASMLAARVAPNAGVAIELGYGVEPLRAAEALSKADTLGSVALTLNELPPERMHQINRYVGEFRGEAEYSAAVLKGTRLAELTAITDSPAWHQITAMQDAIASRGPITGGETERSSGSSSGSRTTRTAEPEPLPASIPDWQNSTAQVRSALLKLWEDQSGDAHVIARKQGDDTATRSLLGGLGVLLITVLAFVAALVLANRFIRRMRRLRADTLDIADRGLPEIMRRLGEGEQIDAADVSRLNFGTDELGQVADAFNRAHVAAVSATVGEASTRAGANAVFLNIAHRSQVVVHRQLTLLDQAERKEEDADQLELLFQLDHLATRARRNAENLIILGGEQPGRRWRDPVLLLDLIRSAVAESLEYTRIQTGRVPDVWIASHAVADSIHLLAELMDNATAFSPPQSRVEVSATVVGKGVVVEIIDQGLGIPEDDLAQRNAMLADPPDFSVAALSDDTRLGLFVVAKLSTRHGISVRLTESVYGGVRAVVLVPSTVIASAPKPRGEDAPVTPHAEPAHHTAPVRHTGPLGTAPSADPVDTPPPAGHRSAWFTSASDLRNDPAPTNPGMSRPAVSSAPAATGDTRPPLPRRRRQAAAGAPAERPERPATHQAPRRRTSADARDLMSAIEAGTRQGRQARDESGSTTTEFTRREGEDDYFQSH
- a CDS encoding roadblock/LC7 domain-containing protein encodes the protein MTTSNPTSLGWLLDDLVRALTGVKYAVVLSTDGLLLGHSAEMDQSDAERFCAMASALHSLARSAGHHFDAGGVHQTVVELDRAVLFITSAGDNACLALLTEETANMGMVAYEMNQTVQRVGVHLSIDPRPHQADSRNHESPA
- a CDS encoding DUF742 domain-containing protein; the encoded protein is MSHPRESWYDDEAGPLVRLYAVTRGRGGSARPYLNLLTLVVADGFGPPSRSEPEYAAILRLCRTPQSVAEVSAQLGLPLTVTKILIGDLIDEGRLIFRTPPPTDSGAPDIGLLQAVLNGIRAL
- a CDS encoding ATP/GTP-binding protein, with the protein product MAYEHSDHSRGAVELARSVKILVAGGFGVGKTTLVSAISEIDPLHTEEMITELSDGVDDLSGVEGKTTTTVALDFGRITIDRDLILYLFGTPGQDRFWFLWDELAVGALGAVVLADTRRLDGSFAAMDFFERRGLPFVVGVNCFDGAPQYTPDEVRDALDLDPTVPIQLCDARNRESSKHILVSLVEYLIIRAGAAVRT
- a CDS encoding MFS transporter; translation: MTTGRSTEPGARYPLLASTRFVRFWLADSVSMFGTYITAQALQLLAVLTLGASTFELGALRAAQWAPYLLFGLLVGVLVDRYRRKPILVGADIIRAGLLTLIPLAVVAQVLSMPMLIVLVSVFGAVSLAYDAAHQSFLPNLVPPQLLTQANARLEQSSSVAQIGGQGVAGILIKLVGPPAAVLVDAVSYLISGLVLATLPVTERTSPPGRSTRSTRNLRAELREGLRWVYRHPALGPLALSSHAWFFFTSMVSTIYPYFVVRHLGFDAAAHGLTLAAGGIGAVAGSSIAVRAGRRFGVGPAIIACRWLAPAGYALIPLAHSGTGGFTILCVAQFAFWLSVGIDSPVEMGYRQSITPDRLLGRMNATMRSMNRGAIVIGAPLGGALAGLLGLHPALWAATGGLILAALTLNASPFRHARLDGGW